In one Arthrobacter jinronghuae genomic region, the following are encoded:
- a CDS encoding Lrp/AsnC family transcriptional regulator, whose protein sequence is MANLDPLDRRLLLELVRDPRAQISDLSERLGVARNTAQAHVRHLLRAGVIRRSGRDVDLTQLGYDVQAFVTIEVNHRELDGVISGLRTLPQVLEVHEISGRGDVWCRLTATDTQQLQQALRSVLRIKGVIRTETVLALHEHIPYRTEPLLEKLVPPAP, encoded by the coding sequence ATGGCCAATCTGGACCCGCTGGACCGCAGACTGCTGCTGGAACTGGTGCGCGATCCCCGGGCACAGATCAGCGACCTCAGCGAGCGGCTCGGTGTGGCCCGCAACACCGCCCAGGCCCACGTCCGGCACCTTCTGCGGGCCGGGGTCATCCGCCGGTCGGGGCGCGACGTCGATCTGACGCAGTTGGGCTATGACGTGCAGGCATTCGTCACCATCGAGGTGAACCACCGTGAACTCGACGGCGTCATCTCCGGGCTCCGTACCCTCCCCCAGGTTTTGGAAGTGCATGAGATCTCCGGCCGCGGTGACGTGTGGTGCCGGTTGACCGCCACGGATACCCAGCAGCTGCAGCAGGCCCTGCGCTCCGTCCTTCGGATCAAGGGCGTGATCCGTACGGAAACGGTCCTGGCCCTGCATGAGCACATCCCGTACCGCACCGAACCGCTGCTGGAAAAACTGGTCCCGCCGGCCCCCTGA
- a CDS encoding phosphotransferase — translation MEAVAVLAGPAMRGPLQDLLRSHGLALQRWEHLRSHHRPGGAVSALYRVQCRRTGPGPAADDALTLHLGATTGDVAAGPDVATARIAGLDLRLWFHPHDPVLRSLPWATDADAVARDVFGTGEPARLSLVAYRPLRRAVIRAQHFDEAAYLKLLPREQLPALRRRHRLLEGSGVPAPRLLPGASGPDREAVILSPLPGTSLFRLLVEDTEAAVRPEALLDLLEALPSGALDLPLRRSWADRAEDYAAAAAAVLPGEQNSIFDLARRIRGVVESAPAGPLVPVHGDFHEGNLLLSGGRVTGLLDIDGLGPGRRVDDLACLLGHLAVLAAANPTRPQLGRALADFRRVFEDAADPAALNARTAGVVLTLVSGARAANGRSRTRNAGIRLEAAQQLLRAADR, via the coding sequence GTGGAAGCTGTCGCCGTCCTGGCGGGCCCGGCGATGCGGGGACCCCTGCAGGACCTGCTTCGGTCCCACGGGCTGGCGCTTCAACGCTGGGAACACCTGCGGAGCCACCACCGGCCGGGAGGAGCTGTCTCGGCCCTTTACCGGGTGCAGTGCCGCCGGACGGGGCCGGGACCGGCAGCCGATGACGCCCTGACCCTGCACCTCGGTGCCACGACAGGGGACGTCGCCGCCGGACCCGACGTCGCCACGGCACGGATTGCCGGGCTGGACCTGCGCCTGTGGTTCCACCCGCATGACCCCGTACTTAGGTCCCTGCCCTGGGCCACCGACGCCGATGCCGTGGCGAGGGACGTGTTTGGTACCGGCGAACCGGCGAGGTTATCGCTCGTTGCCTACCGGCCGCTGAGACGGGCAGTAATCCGGGCGCAGCACTTTGACGAAGCCGCTTATCTGAAGCTCCTCCCGCGGGAGCAACTGCCTGCCCTGCGCCGGCGCCACCGGCTCCTCGAGGGCAGCGGCGTGCCGGCTCCGCGGCTCCTGCCCGGCGCTTCCGGCCCGGACCGTGAGGCGGTCATCCTCAGCCCGCTGCCCGGCACCTCCCTCTTCCGGCTGCTGGTTGAGGATACCGAAGCCGCGGTGCGGCCCGAAGCCCTGCTGGACCTGCTGGAGGCGTTGCCGTCCGGTGCGCTGGACCTGCCGCTGCGCCGGTCCTGGGCCGACCGGGCCGAGGATTATGCCGCAGCCGCCGCCGCAGTCCTCCCCGGGGAGCAAAACAGTATCTTCGATCTGGCGCGGCGCATCCGGGGCGTGGTGGAATCGGCCCCGGCCGGCCCCCTGGTGCCGGTCCACGGCGACTTCCATGAGGGAAACCTCCTGCTCAGCGGGGGCAGGGTCACCGGGCTGCTGGACATTGACGGTCTGGGCCCCGGCCGCCGGGTCGACGATCTGGCCTGCCTGCTGGGGCACCTGGCAGTCCTGGCGGCAGCCAATCCAACACGCCCGCAGCTCGGACGGGCACTCGCCGATTTCCGCCGGGTCTTCGAGGACGCGGCGGACCCGGCCGCGCTGAACGCCAGGACGGCCGGCGTCGTACTGACCCTCGTGTCCGGTGCCCGCGCCGCGAACGGCAGAAGCCGGACACGGAATGCCGGGATCCGGCTCGAAGCGGCGCAGCAACTGCTTCGTGCCGCTGATCGATAA
- a CDS encoding GNAT family N-acetyltransferase: MRASWPVTLESDDVILRPIRHRDRREWTEVRSRNARWVGPWEASNPVPGGEPPTYGDMVRSLNRQARQESALPFLITERQDPARPPAIVGQLTVSTIVWGSARMATLGYWVDQARAGLGIVPTAVALATDHCFQALALHRMEINIRPENGPSLRVVEKLGFRDEGLRERYLHIDGKWADHRSFALTAEEVPEGLLNRWKSRRAR; the protein is encoded by the coding sequence ATGCGGGCTTCATGGCCGGTGACGCTGGAGAGTGACGATGTCATTCTCCGGCCCATCCGGCACCGGGACCGGCGGGAATGGACGGAGGTCCGTTCCCGGAACGCCCGCTGGGTAGGGCCGTGGGAGGCCAGCAATCCCGTCCCGGGCGGCGAACCGCCGACCTACGGCGACATGGTGCGCAGCCTCAACCGCCAGGCACGGCAGGAATCTGCCCTGCCGTTCCTCATTACCGAGCGGCAGGATCCTGCGCGGCCGCCGGCAATTGTGGGGCAGCTGACCGTGTCCACCATCGTGTGGGGATCGGCGCGCATGGCGACCCTCGGATACTGGGTGGACCAGGCAAGGGCAGGGCTCGGAATTGTGCCCACGGCGGTGGCGCTGGCAACGGACCACTGTTTCCAGGCCCTGGCCCTGCACCGGATGGAAATCAACATCCGGCCGGAGAACGGGCCGAGTCTCCGGGTGGTTGAAAAGCTCGGATTCCGGGACGAGGGACTGCGCGAGCGCTACCTGCATATCGACGGAAAATGGGCCGACCACCGGAGCTTTGCGCTCACCGCGGAGGAGGTGCCCGAGGGTCTGTTGAACCGCTGGAAGTCCCGCCGGGCACGTTAG
- the galU gene encoding UTP--glucose-1-phosphate uridylyltransferase GalU produces MTTSRPSITKAVIPAAGLGTRFLPATKAMPKEMLPVVDKPAIQYVVEEAVNAGMPDILMITGRNKRSLEDHFDRVPFIEKTLEDKGDHEKLAMVRAASELGEIHYLRQGDPKGLGHAVLRAKLHIGDEPFAVLLGDDLIDARDELLGKMVEVQAKTGGSVIALIEVDPEQISAYGCADISVVEGEDYVRVNKLVEKPDVDDAPSNLAVIGRYVLHPSVFGVLEETGPGRGGEIQLTDALQTLAAADGEGAGVYGVVFRGRRYDTGDKLSYLKAVVSLASEREDLGPALRDWLKDFTGTLED; encoded by the coding sequence ATGACGACGTCACGCCCCTCCATAACCAAAGCCGTAATCCCCGCAGCCGGTCTGGGTACCCGCTTCCTCCCAGCTACCAAGGCAATGCCGAAGGAAATGCTTCCGGTGGTGGACAAGCCAGCGATTCAGTACGTGGTTGAAGAAGCCGTTAATGCAGGCATGCCGGACATCCTGATGATCACGGGGCGGAACAAGCGCTCCCTCGAGGACCACTTCGACCGCGTCCCCTTCATCGAGAAGACGCTGGAAGACAAGGGCGACCACGAGAAGCTTGCGATGGTGCGGGCGGCCTCCGAGCTCGGCGAAATCCACTACCTCCGCCAGGGCGATCCCAAGGGCCTGGGCCACGCGGTGCTGCGTGCCAAGCTGCATATCGGCGACGAGCCCTTTGCCGTCCTGCTGGGCGATGACCTGATCGACGCCCGTGATGAGCTGCTGGGCAAGATGGTCGAGGTCCAGGCAAAGACGGGCGGCTCAGTCATTGCCCTGATCGAGGTTGATCCGGAACAGATCAGTGCCTACGGCTGTGCGGACATCTCCGTTGTCGAGGGCGAGGACTACGTCCGGGTCAACAAACTCGTCGAGAAGCCCGACGTCGACGACGCACCTTCCAACCTCGCCGTGATCGGCCGCTACGTGCTGCACCCCTCGGTCTTCGGAGTGCTCGAAGAAACCGGCCCCGGCCGCGGCGGCGAAATCCAGCTGACGGACGCGCTGCAGACGCTGGCCGCAGCCGACGGCGAAGGGGCCGGGGTCTACGGTGTGGTCTTCCGCGGCCGCCGCTACGACACCGGTGACAAGCTGAGCTACCTCAAGGCAGTGGTGTCCCTGGCCTCCGAACGTGAAGACCTCGGCCCGGCCCTGCGGGACTGGCTGAAGGATTTCACCGGCACGCTCGAAGATTAA
- a CDS encoding 5-formyltetrahydrofolate cyclo-ligase produces MCARAKDQARKDFLRLRRELTAEDRAEAAQGLARVGLQGVQQRVPRGGTVAGYLSVGSEPGMDALLPGLVKAGYRVVVPVCEPEWQLSWCDWTPETELVPGMHGSLLEPAGQRYAASDLPELGLVLVPALAADSAGGRMGKGGGYYDRFLARLRADGNPAAAVAVVFEHEYVPVGTFETTSLDAPVDAVLTPEAWRAVPSEHMYT; encoded by the coding sequence ATGTGTGCGCGTGCAAAGGACCAGGCCCGAAAGGACTTCCTGCGGCTGCGGCGGGAGTTGACCGCGGAGGACAGGGCCGAAGCCGCCCAGGGGCTGGCCCGCGTCGGACTACAAGGGGTTCAGCAGCGGGTACCCCGCGGCGGAACGGTGGCCGGCTATCTCTCCGTGGGGAGCGAACCGGGCATGGACGCGCTGCTCCCGGGTCTGGTAAAGGCCGGGTACCGTGTGGTGGTTCCGGTGTGTGAACCCGAATGGCAGCTGTCGTGGTGCGACTGGACACCGGAGACAGAGCTGGTGCCCGGGATGCATGGCTCCCTGCTGGAACCGGCCGGACAACGCTACGCCGCCTCCGACCTGCCGGAGCTGGGCCTTGTCCTTGTTCCCGCGCTGGCCGCCGATTCCGCGGGCGGACGGATGGGCAAGGGCGGCGGCTACTATGACCGGTTCCTGGCCAGGCTGCGGGCGGACGGCAATCCTGCCGCTGCCGTCGCTGTGGTGTTCGAGCACGAATACGTCCCCGTCGGCACCTTCGAAACCACTTCCCTGGATGCGCCCGTGGACGCCGTGCTTACCCCCGAAGCCTGGCGGGCGGTGCCGTCGGAGCACATGTATACTTAG
- a CDS encoding FmdB family zinc ribbon protein, whose product MPTYAYACKDCSHSFDIQQSFSEDSLTVCPECGGRLRKKFNSVGVVFKGSGFYRTDSRDAASTVPAAPAKTESSTAPATTSGSGTSAPAATANSGGAQS is encoded by the coding sequence GTGCCCACGTATGCCTACGCCTGCAAGGATTGCTCCCATTCGTTCGATATCCAGCAGTCCTTCAGTGAAGACTCCCTGACGGTCTGCCCCGAGTGCGGCGGCCGCCTGCGCAAGAAGTTCAACAGCGTCGGAGTCGTCTTCAAGGGCTCCGGTTTCTACCGCACCGATTCACGCGACGCTGCCTCCACGGTTCCTGCTGCCCCCGCCAAGACCGAGAGCTCCACGGCACCGGCAACAACTTCCGGCAGCGGGACGTCCGCGCCTGCAGCCACCGCGAACTCAGGCGGCGCACAGTCCTAA
- the cpaB gene encoding Flp pilus assembly protein CpaB: MPFRRLSAKVSPATAAYRGQPSVSGSSFSRMRRFIVRHRRLLAALACCAAVGSAVEALVPAAAERTTIVSASRDLPAGTVLESGTLETVRLPAEAVPPGAHGQPDALVGRRLATPLLRGSPVTDISLAGPGLLAGAPPGSVAVPLRPADPSVLGLLGPGQLVNVIAGADAAWTGGEPGQTAQDGSTAVVLASSVPVLWVSGGEPTGDGWPGNGGGEGLVVVAADRENAARLTAASGNDGIYLVLTDG, encoded by the coding sequence ATGCCTTTTCGCCGCCTCTCAGCCAAGGTGTCCCCCGCCACCGCTGCCTACCGGGGACAGCCGTCAGTGTCCGGCAGTTCCTTCTCGAGGATGCGCCGCTTTATTGTCCGCCACCGCCGCCTCCTGGCTGCCCTGGCGTGTTGCGCTGCCGTCGGGTCTGCGGTCGAAGCGCTGGTACCGGCGGCGGCGGAACGGACGACGATCGTGAGTGCCTCCCGGGATTTGCCGGCCGGTACGGTGCTGGAATCCGGAACGCTGGAAACAGTACGCCTACCGGCTGAAGCCGTCCCTCCGGGTGCCCATGGACAGCCGGACGCACTGGTGGGCCGGCGGCTCGCTACGCCGCTGTTGCGCGGCAGCCCGGTCACGGACATTTCTCTGGCCGGTCCCGGTCTGCTGGCCGGTGCCCCGCCCGGTTCCGTGGCCGTGCCGCTGCGCCCGGCCGACCCCTCCGTCCTCGGTCTGCTGGGGCCCGGACAACTCGTCAACGTTATTGCGGGTGCCGACGCGGCGTGGACGGGCGGGGAGCCGGGACAGACCGCGCAGGACGGCAGCACCGCGGTGGTGCTGGCCTCCTCGGTACCGGTGCTGTGGGTGTCCGGCGGAGAGCCCACAGGAGACGGCTGGCCGGGCAACGGCGGCGGTGAGGGCCTGGTGGTGGTGGCTGCGGATCGAGAGAACGCAGCCCGCCTCACGGCGGCTTCCGGGAACGACGGGATCTACCTTGTCCTGACGGACGGCTAG
- a CDS encoding DUF4011 domain-containing protein → MPIWSRTRGSAEKRALVSEQNTGENPSDFLLPWLGQLGQHAGTDTLLHFTPSAANSIDLTHAHPSGLAQLLAGRRTRLSTLLRDPDQYGAAMKAGRLLRAKIYELGTDRGIDVGYMAAGTASWRYASDEALRPESLTAPVLLTPVALTVHASQDDYELQLTEKAALNPALVRHLQHEQGLDIDVDALTRLAYGTARFDPHPVLEKLRAVTGSVRGINIEHRLLVSTFADLSDLSEDPALDPAHPILRALIDAARDGSASPAIPEPLDLPALDERDPADELLILDADRQQQEVLDLINAGQSLVVSAPAGTGQTQTALNAVAALANAGKSVLVVAERRSTLNQFVSELDAMQLGSLVLQANAGLTQQQLKDQLVRAIVRNEKAQAPELDSLHKVLLENRHQLRDHVKSLHNVRRRWGCSPYQAMQSLAELTSMNPAPATTVRLKRSVLDSITDRTELSGRLRRAAELGSFSRAATTSPWYGAKLLNRKETEEAYALTQTLAADLPALRAKVQDVAEHSEIRLGETFAQWGEQLELLVAVRESLDKFTPDIFDRPVTDLISATASSSWRRERGIDMSSMTRSRLRRVAKEYVRPGVHISDLHASLAEVQQQRAVWTRYATTQRHPSVPTGLAEINRSYLLVKRQLDTLTGILAETPLHPDLASLQLDELEKQLSQLAGDRETLETLPERTLLLDEMRAQGLGELLDDLSAREVQPRHVGYELELAWWQSALEAMISGDDYLAMSDGNSLRRLEAEYRLADNAHIASGAARLRWSLASRWRSGVQAAKGAAEDLRELLKDGELSLESLSLQSEELVSSLLPVWAASPLVLPMVLPEHRRFDTVVLLDAESTSLQSAVPALARASQVVAFGDSCLGGPRPFTIGVEPAGAAQQHVELLSAFEALERVLPTRCLSTVYRGTDKALLRQLSDSFYGGRLSMVPSADEVTTGHRALSVEYLPDGTGMPSADHEGVESVAAEVNRVVDLVFEHIRRRPHQSLGVITASPRHAVRVAEAIRVQMANFPWAADFFTAKSESFRVVPVDRAVGMVRDSVIFSLGFGRTPHGRALHNFGPLSAPDGRKKFVTAMTRARYKQHVLTCFQPADLDRTRLGYGALDFYELIKRELDPEAAREEIPAAGGIMEEDPLVADLVGRLRERGAKVWDHYDGAIDIVAAAPHSAGPTGTPAPLAIESDGTERYRAMSVRERSRLRPQLLERRGWRYMPLWTIEVFSDPSACADLVSRFLELPDPPVGQKPVPRSTDTAETETDEAAGPAPRVTVTPHGSSRMRERRSGSVPDDAAGE, encoded by the coding sequence ATGCCAATTTGGTCGAGAACGCGCGGAAGTGCAGAAAAGAGGGCACTAGTGTCTGAGCAGAATACCGGGGAGAATCCCTCGGACTTCCTGCTGCCGTGGCTGGGACAATTGGGACAGCACGCCGGAACGGACACACTGCTCCATTTCACGCCGTCCGCCGCCAACAGCATCGACCTGACGCACGCGCACCCGTCCGGCCTGGCCCAGCTGCTCGCCGGCCGGCGTACCCGCCTGTCGACCCTGCTGCGGGACCCGGACCAGTACGGCGCCGCCATGAAGGCCGGGCGCCTGCTGCGCGCAAAGATCTACGAGCTGGGCACCGACCGCGGCATCGACGTCGGCTATATGGCCGCGGGTACCGCATCCTGGCGCTACGCCTCCGATGAAGCGCTGCGCCCCGAGTCCCTGACGGCTCCCGTGCTGCTCACGCCCGTTGCGCTGACGGTCCACGCCTCACAGGATGACTATGAGCTGCAGCTGACCGAAAAGGCGGCGCTGAACCCCGCTTTGGTCCGCCACCTGCAGCATGAGCAGGGCCTGGACATCGACGTCGACGCGCTTACCCGCCTCGCCTACGGCACCGCCCGCTTTGATCCCCACCCCGTGCTGGAAAAGCTCCGCGCCGTCACCGGCAGCGTCCGTGGAATCAACATTGAACACCGGCTGCTGGTTTCCACCTTCGCCGACCTGTCCGACCTGTCCGAGGATCCGGCGTTGGACCCGGCCCATCCGATCCTCCGCGCACTGATCGACGCCGCCCGGGACGGGTCTGCCAGTCCGGCCATCCCCGAGCCATTGGACCTGCCGGCACTGGACGAGCGGGATCCCGCGGATGAACTGCTCATCCTCGACGCCGACCGCCAGCAGCAGGAAGTCCTGGACCTGATCAACGCGGGCCAGTCGCTGGTCGTCTCCGCTCCGGCCGGTACGGGCCAGACCCAGACGGCGCTCAACGCGGTTGCCGCGCTGGCCAACGCCGGCAAGTCCGTCCTGGTAGTGGCGGAACGTCGCAGCACCCTGAACCAGTTCGTCTCCGAGCTGGACGCGATGCAACTGGGCTCCCTGGTCCTGCAGGCCAACGCCGGCCTCACACAGCAGCAGTTGAAGGACCAGCTGGTCCGCGCCATCGTGCGCAACGAAAAGGCGCAGGCCCCCGAACTGGATAGCCTGCACAAGGTCCTGCTCGAAAACCGCCACCAGCTCCGCGACCATGTGAAGTCGCTGCACAACGTCCGCCGCCGCTGGGGGTGCTCGCCCTACCAGGCCATGCAGTCCCTGGCCGAGCTGACCTCCATGAACCCGGCGCCGGCCACCACGGTCCGGCTCAAGCGGAGCGTCCTGGACAGCATCACCGACCGCACCGAACTCTCCGGCCGCCTGCGCCGGGCCGCCGAACTCGGCAGCTTCAGCCGGGCAGCAACCACCAGCCCGTGGTACGGAGCCAAGCTGCTCAACCGCAAGGAAACGGAAGAAGCCTACGCGCTGACCCAGACCCTTGCGGCGGACCTGCCTGCGCTGCGCGCCAAGGTCCAGGACGTGGCCGAGCACTCCGAAATCCGCCTCGGCGAAACATTCGCCCAGTGGGGTGAACAGCTGGAACTGCTGGTGGCCGTGCGGGAAAGCCTGGACAAGTTCACCCCGGACATTTTCGACCGCCCGGTGACTGACCTGATCTCGGCAACCGCGTCTTCGTCCTGGCGGCGGGAGCGCGGCATCGATATGAGTTCCATGACCCGTTCCCGCCTGCGGCGCGTGGCCAAGGAATACGTCCGGCCCGGTGTGCATATTTCCGACCTGCACGCCTCCCTGGCCGAGGTCCAGCAGCAGCGTGCCGTCTGGACCCGTTACGCCACCACCCAGCGTCACCCCTCGGTGCCCACCGGCCTGGCCGAGATCAACCGTTCCTACCTGCTGGTCAAGCGCCAGCTGGATACCCTGACCGGCATCCTGGCCGAGACGCCGCTCCACCCCGACCTGGCATCCCTGCAGCTCGATGAACTCGAGAAGCAGCTCAGCCAGCTGGCGGGGGACCGGGAAACCCTCGAAACGCTGCCCGAACGGACCCTGCTGCTCGACGAGATGCGGGCCCAGGGCCTGGGTGAACTGCTGGATGACCTGAGCGCACGCGAGGTCCAGCCCCGCCACGTGGGCTACGAGCTGGAACTGGCATGGTGGCAGTCCGCCCTCGAAGCCATGATCAGCGGCGACGATTACCTTGCCATGTCCGACGGCAACAGCCTGCGCCGCCTGGAAGCGGAGTACCGGCTGGCGGACAACGCCCACATTGCCTCGGGTGCAGCTCGGCTGCGCTGGAGCCTGGCTTCGCGCTGGCGCTCAGGCGTTCAGGCAGCGAAGGGTGCTGCCGAAGACCTGCGCGAGCTGCTCAAGGACGGCGAGTTGTCCTTGGAAAGCCTGAGCCTGCAGTCCGAGGAACTCGTGTCCTCGCTGCTGCCGGTGTGGGCTGCGAGCCCCTTGGTGCTGCCGATGGTACTGCCCGAACACCGCCGTTTCGACACCGTGGTCCTCCTCGATGCCGAGTCCACCAGCCTGCAGTCCGCAGTCCCGGCGCTGGCCCGTGCCTCGCAGGTTGTTGCCTTCGGTGACAGCTGCCTGGGCGGACCGCGACCGTTCACCATCGGTGTTGAACCGGCCGGTGCAGCACAGCAGCACGTCGAGCTGCTCAGCGCCTTCGAGGCGCTTGAACGCGTCCTGCCCACACGCTGCCTGTCCACCGTTTACCGCGGCACCGACAAGGCACTGCTGCGCCAGCTGAGCGACTCCTTCTACGGCGGGCGCCTTTCCATGGTCCCGAGTGCAGACGAGGTCACCACCGGCCACCGCGCACTCTCCGTGGAATACCTGCCGGACGGAACCGGTATGCCCAGCGCAGACCATGAGGGCGTGGAAAGTGTCGCAGCTGAGGTCAACCGTGTGGTTGACCTGGTCTTCGAACACATCCGCCGCCGCCCGCACCAGTCCCTCGGCGTCATCACCGCCAGCCCGCGCCACGCCGTGCGGGTAGCCGAGGCCATCCGCGTCCAGATGGCCAACTTCCCCTGGGCCGCGGACTTCTTCACGGCGAAGTCCGAGTCCTTCCGGGTAGTGCCGGTGGACCGTGCCGTGGGCATGGTCCGGGACAGCGTGATCTTCTCCCTCGGGTTCGGGCGCACCCCGCACGGGCGTGCCCTGCATAACTTCGGCCCGTTGTCGGCACCGGACGGACGCAAGAAATTCGTTACGGCCATGACCCGGGCACGTTACAAGCAGCATGTGCTGACCTGCTTCCAGCCGGCAGACCTGGACCGCACGCGGCTGGGCTACGGCGCCCTGGACTTCTACGAACTCATCAAGCGGGAGCTCGATCCGGAAGCCGCCAGGGAGGAAATCCCGGCTGCCGGAGGCATCATGGAGGAGGATCCGCTGGTCGCGGATCTGGTGGGCCGCCTGCGGGAACGCGGCGCCAAGGTCTGGGACCACTACGACGGCGCGATCGACATTGTCGCTGCGGCTCCCCACTCGGCCGGTCCGACCGGCACGCCGGCCCCGCTGGCGATCGAGTCCGACGGCACCGAACGGTACCGTGCCATGTCCGTCCGTGAACGCAGCCGGCTCCGGCCGCAGCTGCTTGAGCGGCGTGGCTGGCGGTATATGCCGCTGTGGACCATCGAGGTGTTCAGCGACCCGTCCGCCTGCGCCGACCTCGTGAGCCGCTTCCTCGAGCTGCCGGATCCTCCTGTGGGGCAGAAGCCCGTTCCCCGCAGCACGGATACCGCAGAGACGGAAACGGATGAGGCTGCCGGCCCGGCTCCGCGGGTAACCGTGACTCCGCACGGAAGCAGCCGGATGCGCGAACGGAGGTCGGGATCCGTCCCGGACGACGCAGCAGGAGAGTGA